A genomic region of Apteryx mantelli isolate bAptMan1 chromosome 10, bAptMan1.hap1, whole genome shotgun sequence contains the following coding sequences:
- the LOC136992866 gene encoding E3 ubiquitin-protein ligase RNF182-like encodes MSYSHTEGEKKVPSELECKICYQRFNIHSCKPKILDCLHRTCARCLTKILHVGDGSPSISCPFCRCETELHEDKVEGLPNDANIMSKLSLKDETAWNSESKEVILTPKNLPASSPSHGSSSCLVITTMEVQRDSTRTPSQSIVLDYDADHSIESASVSSHSQLEQDLFSELCKCVPRIVVWLLGFFYFGSLPLGIFLLVIQEVTLGIVFVSFVPLSLTVCLLYGFCQRLCHGICDCSSRS; translated from the coding sequence ATGAGTTACTCTCAcactgaaggagagaaaaaggtaCCCAGTGAACTGGAATGCAAAATATGCTATCAAAGATTTAACATTCACAGTTGTAAACCCAAAATCTTGGACTGTCTTCACAGAACTTGTGCTAGATGTTTAACTAAAATACTTCATGTAGGAGATGGATCTCCCTCCATTAGCTGTCCTTTTTGCCGCTGTGAGACAGAGTTGCATGAAGACAAAGTTGAAGGACTCCCTAATGATGCAAACATTATGTCCAAACTCtcattaaaagatgaaacagcatGGAATTCTGAGAGTAAAGAAGTCATTTTAACACCAAAAAACTTGCCTGCTTCAAGTCCTTCCCATGGATCATCAAGCTGCTTAGTAATTACAACTATGGAAGTACAAAGAGACTCCACGAGGACTCCTAGTCAAAGTATTGTCTTAGATTATGATGCAGACCATAGCATTGAGTCAGCATCTGTAAGTTCTCATAGTCAACTAGAGCAAGATCTCTTTTCAGAGCTGTGCAAATGTGTACCTAGAATAGTGGTATGGCTGCTTGGATTTTTTTACTTTGGTTCACTCCCTCTTGGAATCTTTTTGCTAGTGATACAAGAAGTGACCCTAGGTATTGTGTTTGTGAGTTTTGTTCCATTGAGTCTAACTGTATgtcttttgtatggcttctgtcaACGCCTCTGCCATGGAATTTGTGACTGCTCTTCAAGAAGTTGA